A genomic segment from Anabas testudineus chromosome 6, fAnaTes1.2, whole genome shotgun sequence encodes:
- the fgd4a gene encoding FYVE, RhoGEF and PH domain-containing protein 4a isoform X5, with protein sequence MEQLESHFLVRTSAKALGSSPACERKDPPSVQACLRRAGGGTTDKRRGAVNGRSSGSRLQLPGKPRVPPKPPHLQSPVTELPSPLGRIRVPPLAADMEEGGGGGGAGGAGGAGGAGALNRERPREKGSKISDLISRFEENSNTDSKRDASPLKHMNKPNSCSPAHRPYQRQTETSRIQENHSSAPATPEQDEQKPAANGVLVQMERDKEKEEKEEKEEKEEKEEKEEKEEKGNDSVRTETDVLVNGDMRDGSTEQCEDHSPPHTDMAGSESHTEQEDSGNKTESKHKNEEESTDHKETNEQKLFKIASELLQTEKAYVARLNLLDQVFCAKLMEEANKGTFPVEVVKHIFSNICSIYAFHSQFLLPDLEKRMAQWSSTPRIGDILQKLTPFLKMYAEYVKNFDNAMELLKQWTERSPQFKAIIQEIQSQEACGCLTLQHHMLEPVQRVPRYEMLLKDYLKKLPQDDPDRRDAEKSLEIIATAATHSNSAIRKSENLKKLMEIYEMLGEEEDIVHASNEFIKEGHILKLAARNTSAMERYLFLFNNMLLYCVPKFSLGGPKYTVRTRIGIDNMKVLETTNEDYPHTFQVSGKERTLELQASSEQDKVDWIKAFRETIEIFQQKNESFKNALKDVGEVSKAELGKRAPRWIRDNEVTMCMKCKEPFNALTRRRHHCRACGYVVCWKCSDYKTHLEYDNYKMNKVCKDCFSILIGEAVTEGKKKGILEIEAAQFTDSSIMCGFLQYCEKNKPWQKVWCIIPEKECLVLYLYGAPQDVKAQCTIPLLGYSVDDSTRPTDPPASFRLTQSKSIHNFAAESEEHKQRWLKVIRVAVTGEMPERQHSNGSSTNATDNNNTQEVGSDGT encoded by the exons aTGGAGCAGCTTGAGTCGCACTTCCTTGTGCGGACTTCTGCTAAAG CTCTAGGCAGCAGCCCGGCGTGCGAGCGCAAGGACCCGCCCAGCGTGCAGGCGTGTCTGAGGCGGGCGGGCGGTGGAACGACTGACAAGAGAAGGGGAGCGGTAAATGGAAGAAGCTCAGGGAGCAGGCTTCAGCTACCGGGTAAACCACGAG TGCCTCCAAAGCCGCCACATCTCCAGAGCCCCGTGACGGAGCTCCCATCCCCACTGGGCCGCATACGGGTACCACCACTTGCAGCGGAcatggaggaggggggaggaggtggaggagcaggaggagcaggaggagcaggaggagcaggagctcTTAACCGGGAGAGACCGAGGGAGAAAGGCTCCAAAATCTCAGATCTCATCAGCCGCTTTGAGGAAAACAG CAACACAGACAGCAAGAGAGACGCCTCGCCGCTCAAACACATGAACAAGCCCAACAGCTGCAGCCCAGCTCACAGGCCCTACCAGAGGCAGACGGAGACCAGCAGGATTCAGGAGAACCACTCCTCTGCACCGGCCACGCCGGAGCAGGATGAACAAAAGCCGGCAGCTAACGGGGTGCTAGTGCAGATGGAGCGAgacaaggagaaggaggagaaggaggagaaggaggagaaggaggagaaggaggagaaagaggagaaggaggagaagggcAATgacagtgtgaggacagagactGACGTGCTGGTAAATGGAGATATGAGGGACGGGAGCACAGAACAATGTGAGGATCATTCACCTCCGCACACAGACATGGCTGGTTCAGAAAGCCACACCGAGCAGGAGGACAGTgggaataaaacagaaagcaagCACAAGAATGAAGAAGAGAGCACAGACCATAAG gaGACAAATGAGCAGAAGCTGTTTAAGATCGCCAGCGAGCTCTTGCAGACGGAGAAGGCCTACGTGGCGAGACTGAATCTGCTGGACCAG GTATTCTGTGCTAAACTAATGGAAGAGGCAAATAAGGGGACGTTCCCAGTGGAGGTAGTGAAACACATCTTCTCCAACATCTGCTCCATCTACGCCTTTCACAGCCAGTTTCTGCTTCCAGATCTGGAGAAGCGCATGGCACAATG GTCGTCCACACCTCGTATCGGGGACATTCTGCAGAAGCTCACACCCTTCCTCAAGATGTACGCGGAGTATGTGAAGAATTTTGACAATGCCATGGAGCTGCTGAAACAGTGGACCGAGCGCTCGCCTCAGTTCAAGGCTATCATTCAGGAGATACAG AGTCAAGAGGCCTGTGGCTGTCTGACGCTGCAGCATCACATGTTGGAGCCGGTGCAGAGAGTCCCTCGATACGAGATGCTGCTGAAAGACTATCTAAAGAAGCTACCTCAGGACGACCCCGACCGACGAGATGCAGAAA aATCATTAGAGATTATTGCTACGGCAGCTACTCACTCTAACTCCGCCATTAGAAAATCT GAGAATTTAAAGAAACTGATGGAGATATATGAAATGCTGGGCGAGGAGGAGGACATTGTTCACGCTTCGAACGAGTTCATCAAAGAGGGCCACATCCTGAAGCTGGCAGCCCGGAACACTTCAGCCATGGAAAGATACCTCTTCCTG TTCAACAACATGCTGCTGTACTGCGTGCCCAAATTCAGCCTAGGGGGCCCTAAGTACACAGTGAGGACGCGCATAGGTATAGACAACATGAAGGTCCTGGAAACGACCAATGAGGACTACCCACACACCTTCCAGGTGTCGGGGAAGGAGAGGACACTAGAGCTACAGGCCAG CTCAGAGCAAGACAAAGTGGACTGGATAAAG gCTTTCCGGGAAACTATTGAGATCTTTCAGCAGAAGAACGAGTCGTTCAAGAACGCGTTAAAAGATGTGGGGGAAGTGTCG AAAGCGGAGCTGGGCAAACGCGCCCCCCGATGGATCCGCGACAACGAAGTGACCATGTGTATGAAGTGTAAAGAGCCTTTCAACGCTCTGACACGGCGGAGACACCACTGCAGAGCCTGCGGCTAT GTCGTGTGCTGGAAATGCTCGGACTACAAGACGCACCTTGAATATGACAACTACAAGATGAACAAAGTGTGCAAAGACTGCTTCTCCATTCTGATTGGAGAAGCGGTTACCGAGGGCAAGAAGAAGGGCATCTTGGAG ATTGAGGCAGCTCAGTtcacagacagcagcatcatGTGTGGCTTCCTGCAGTATTGTGAGAAGAATAAACCCTGGCAGAAGGTGTGGTGCATCATCCCTGAGAAGGAGTGTCTGGTTCTCTACCTCTACGGAGCTCCACAG GATGTGAAGGCCCAGTGTACCATACCACTGCTGGGTTATTCGGTGGATGACAGCACCCGGCCCACAGATCCTCCCGCCAGCTTCCGCCTTACCCAGTCCAAGTCCATCCACAACTTTGCTGCTGAATCTGAGGAGCACAAGCAGCGCTGGCTGAAAGTCATCCGAGTGGCCGTGACAGGAGAGATGCCAGAACGCCAGCACAGCAACGGCAGCAGTACAAACGCGACGgacaacaataacacacaagAAGTGGGTAGCGATGGCACATAA
- the fgd4a gene encoding FYVE, RhoGEF and PH domain-containing protein 4a isoform X6, with product MEEGGGGGGAGGAGGAGGAGALNRERPREKGSKISDLISRFEENSNTDSKRDASPLKHMNKPNSCSPAHRPYQRQTETSRIQENHSSAPATPEQDEQKPAANGVLVQMERDKEKEEKEEKEEKEEKEEKEEKEEKGNDSVRTETDVLVNGDMRDGSTEQCEDHSPPHTDMAGSESHTEQEDSGNKTESKHKNEEESTDHKETNEQKLFKIASELLQTEKAYVARLNLLDQVFCAKLMEEANKGTFPVEVVKHIFSNICSIYAFHSQFLLPDLEKRMAQWSSTPRIGDILQKLTPFLKMYAEYVKNFDNAMELLKQWTERSPQFKAIIQEIQSQEACGCLTLQHHMLEPVQRVPRYEMLLKDYLKKLPQDDPDRRDAEKSLEIIATAATHSNSAIRKSENLKKLMEIYEMLGEEEDIVHASNEFIKEGHILKLAARNTSAMERYLFLFNNMLLYCVPKFSLGGPKYTVRTRIGIDNMKVLETTNEDYPHTFQVSGKERTLELQASSEQDKVDWIKAFRETIEIFQQKNESFKNALKDVGEVSKAELGKRAPRWIRDNEVTMCMKCKEPFNALTRRRHHCRACGYVVCWKCSDYKTHLEYDNYKMNKVCKDCFSILIGEAVTEGKKKGILEIEAAQFTDSSIMCGFLQYCEKNKPWQKVWCIIPEKECLVLYLYGAPQDVKAQCTIPLLGYSVDDSTRPTDPPASFRLTQSKSIHNFAAESEEHKQRWLKVIRVAVTGEMPERQHSNGSSTNATDNNNTQEVGSDGT from the exons atggaggaggggggaggaggtggaggagcaggaggagcaggaggagcaggaggagcaggagctcTTAACCGGGAGAGACCGAGGGAGAAAGGCTCCAAAATCTCAGATCTCATCAGCCGCTTTGAGGAAAACAG CAACACAGACAGCAAGAGAGACGCCTCGCCGCTCAAACACATGAACAAGCCCAACAGCTGCAGCCCAGCTCACAGGCCCTACCAGAGGCAGACGGAGACCAGCAGGATTCAGGAGAACCACTCCTCTGCACCGGCCACGCCGGAGCAGGATGAACAAAAGCCGGCAGCTAACGGGGTGCTAGTGCAGATGGAGCGAgacaaggagaaggaggagaaggaggagaaggaggagaaggaggagaaggaggagaaagaggagaaggaggagaagggcAATgacagtgtgaggacagagactGACGTGCTGGTAAATGGAGATATGAGGGACGGGAGCACAGAACAATGTGAGGATCATTCACCTCCGCACACAGACATGGCTGGTTCAGAAAGCCACACCGAGCAGGAGGACAGTgggaataaaacagaaagcaagCACAAGAATGAAGAAGAGAGCACAGACCATAAG gaGACAAATGAGCAGAAGCTGTTTAAGATCGCCAGCGAGCTCTTGCAGACGGAGAAGGCCTACGTGGCGAGACTGAATCTGCTGGACCAG GTATTCTGTGCTAAACTAATGGAAGAGGCAAATAAGGGGACGTTCCCAGTGGAGGTAGTGAAACACATCTTCTCCAACATCTGCTCCATCTACGCCTTTCACAGCCAGTTTCTGCTTCCAGATCTGGAGAAGCGCATGGCACAATG GTCGTCCACACCTCGTATCGGGGACATTCTGCAGAAGCTCACACCCTTCCTCAAGATGTACGCGGAGTATGTGAAGAATTTTGACAATGCCATGGAGCTGCTGAAACAGTGGACCGAGCGCTCGCCTCAGTTCAAGGCTATCATTCAGGAGATACAG AGTCAAGAGGCCTGTGGCTGTCTGACGCTGCAGCATCACATGTTGGAGCCGGTGCAGAGAGTCCCTCGATACGAGATGCTGCTGAAAGACTATCTAAAGAAGCTACCTCAGGACGACCCCGACCGACGAGATGCAGAAA aATCATTAGAGATTATTGCTACGGCAGCTACTCACTCTAACTCCGCCATTAGAAAATCT GAGAATTTAAAGAAACTGATGGAGATATATGAAATGCTGGGCGAGGAGGAGGACATTGTTCACGCTTCGAACGAGTTCATCAAAGAGGGCCACATCCTGAAGCTGGCAGCCCGGAACACTTCAGCCATGGAAAGATACCTCTTCCTG TTCAACAACATGCTGCTGTACTGCGTGCCCAAATTCAGCCTAGGGGGCCCTAAGTACACAGTGAGGACGCGCATAGGTATAGACAACATGAAGGTCCTGGAAACGACCAATGAGGACTACCCACACACCTTCCAGGTGTCGGGGAAGGAGAGGACACTAGAGCTACAGGCCAG CTCAGAGCAAGACAAAGTGGACTGGATAAAG gCTTTCCGGGAAACTATTGAGATCTTTCAGCAGAAGAACGAGTCGTTCAAGAACGCGTTAAAAGATGTGGGGGAAGTGTCG AAAGCGGAGCTGGGCAAACGCGCCCCCCGATGGATCCGCGACAACGAAGTGACCATGTGTATGAAGTGTAAAGAGCCTTTCAACGCTCTGACACGGCGGAGACACCACTGCAGAGCCTGCGGCTAT GTCGTGTGCTGGAAATGCTCGGACTACAAGACGCACCTTGAATATGACAACTACAAGATGAACAAAGTGTGCAAAGACTGCTTCTCCATTCTGATTGGAGAAGCGGTTACCGAGGGCAAGAAGAAGGGCATCTTGGAG ATTGAGGCAGCTCAGTtcacagacagcagcatcatGTGTGGCTTCCTGCAGTATTGTGAGAAGAATAAACCCTGGCAGAAGGTGTGGTGCATCATCCCTGAGAAGGAGTGTCTGGTTCTCTACCTCTACGGAGCTCCACAG GATGTGAAGGCCCAGTGTACCATACCACTGCTGGGTTATTCGGTGGATGACAGCACCCGGCCCACAGATCCTCCCGCCAGCTTCCGCCTTACCCAGTCCAAGTCCATCCACAACTTTGCTGCTGAATCTGAGGAGCACAAGCAGCGCTGGCTGAAAGTCATCCGAGTGGCCGTGACAGGAGAGATGCCAGAACGCCAGCACAGCAACGGCAGCAGTACAAACGCGACGgacaacaataacacacaagAAGTGGGTAGCGATGGCACATAA
- the fgd4a gene encoding FYVE, RhoGEF and PH domain-containing protein 4a isoform X3, translating into MNRNNFLDRAGKTQLYWRGLLPDRKDKAVCFQSKNADEEACVAVKIEHSRALGSSPACERKDPPSVQACLRRAGGGTTDKRRGAVNGRSSGSRLQLPGKPRVPPKPPHLQSPVTELPSPLGRIRVPPLAADMEEGGGGGGAGGAGGAGGAGALNRERPREKGSKISDLISRFEENSNTDSKRDASPLKHMNKPNSCSPAHRPYQRQTETSRIQENHSSAPATPEQDEQKPAANGVLVQMERDKEKEEKEEKEEKEEKEEKEEKEEKGNDSVRTETDVLVNGDMRDGSTEQCEDHSPPHTDMAGSESHTEQEDSGNKTESKHKNEEESTDHKETNEQKLFKIASELLQTEKAYVARLNLLDQVFCAKLMEEANKGTFPVEVVKHIFSNICSIYAFHSQFLLPDLEKRMAQWSSTPRIGDILQKLTPFLKMYAEYVKNFDNAMELLKQWTERSPQFKAIIQEIQSQEACGCLTLQHHMLEPVQRVPRYEMLLKDYLKKLPQDDPDRRDAEKSLEIIATAATHSNSAIRKSENLKKLMEIYEMLGEEEDIVHASNEFIKEGHILKLAARNTSAMERYLFLFNNMLLYCVPKFSLGGPKYTVRTRIGIDNMKVLETTNEDYPHTFQVSGKERTLELQASSEQDKVDWIKAFRETIEIFQQKNESFKNALKDVGEVSKAELGKRAPRWIRDNEVTMCMKCKEPFNALTRRRHHCRACGYVVCWKCSDYKTHLEYDNYKMNKVCKDCFSILIGEAVTEGKKKGILEIEAAQFTDSSIMCGFLQYCEKNKPWQKVWCIIPEKECLVLYLYGAPQDVKAQCTIPLLGYSVDDSTRPTDPPASFRLTQSKSIHNFAAESEEHKQRWLKVIRVAVTGEMPERQHSNGSSTNATDNNNTQEVGSDGT; encoded by the exons ATGAATAGGAATAATTTTCTTGACAGGGCGGGGAAAACCCAGCTGTACTGGAGAGGACTGCTCCCAG acagaaaagacaaagctGTGTGCTTCCAGTCTAAGAACGCCGACGAGGAGGCCTGCGTGGCGGTGAAAATCGAACACTCCCGAG CTCTAGGCAGCAGCCCGGCGTGCGAGCGCAAGGACCCGCCCAGCGTGCAGGCGTGTCTGAGGCGGGCGGGCGGTGGAACGACTGACAAGAGAAGGGGAGCGGTAAATGGAAGAAGCTCAGGGAGCAGGCTTCAGCTACCGGGTAAACCACGAG TGCCTCCAAAGCCGCCACATCTCCAGAGCCCCGTGACGGAGCTCCCATCCCCACTGGGCCGCATACGGGTACCACCACTTGCAGCGGAcatggaggaggggggaggaggtggaggagcaggaggagcaggaggagcaggaggagcaggagctcTTAACCGGGAGAGACCGAGGGAGAAAGGCTCCAAAATCTCAGATCTCATCAGCCGCTTTGAGGAAAACAG CAACACAGACAGCAAGAGAGACGCCTCGCCGCTCAAACACATGAACAAGCCCAACAGCTGCAGCCCAGCTCACAGGCCCTACCAGAGGCAGACGGAGACCAGCAGGATTCAGGAGAACCACTCCTCTGCACCGGCCACGCCGGAGCAGGATGAACAAAAGCCGGCAGCTAACGGGGTGCTAGTGCAGATGGAGCGAgacaaggagaaggaggagaaggaggagaaggaggagaaggaggagaaggaggagaaagaggagaaggaggagaagggcAATgacagtgtgaggacagagactGACGTGCTGGTAAATGGAGATATGAGGGACGGGAGCACAGAACAATGTGAGGATCATTCACCTCCGCACACAGACATGGCTGGTTCAGAAAGCCACACCGAGCAGGAGGACAGTgggaataaaacagaaagcaagCACAAGAATGAAGAAGAGAGCACAGACCATAAG gaGACAAATGAGCAGAAGCTGTTTAAGATCGCCAGCGAGCTCTTGCAGACGGAGAAGGCCTACGTGGCGAGACTGAATCTGCTGGACCAG GTATTCTGTGCTAAACTAATGGAAGAGGCAAATAAGGGGACGTTCCCAGTGGAGGTAGTGAAACACATCTTCTCCAACATCTGCTCCATCTACGCCTTTCACAGCCAGTTTCTGCTTCCAGATCTGGAGAAGCGCATGGCACAATG GTCGTCCACACCTCGTATCGGGGACATTCTGCAGAAGCTCACACCCTTCCTCAAGATGTACGCGGAGTATGTGAAGAATTTTGACAATGCCATGGAGCTGCTGAAACAGTGGACCGAGCGCTCGCCTCAGTTCAAGGCTATCATTCAGGAGATACAG AGTCAAGAGGCCTGTGGCTGTCTGACGCTGCAGCATCACATGTTGGAGCCGGTGCAGAGAGTCCCTCGATACGAGATGCTGCTGAAAGACTATCTAAAGAAGCTACCTCAGGACGACCCCGACCGACGAGATGCAGAAA aATCATTAGAGATTATTGCTACGGCAGCTACTCACTCTAACTCCGCCATTAGAAAATCT GAGAATTTAAAGAAACTGATGGAGATATATGAAATGCTGGGCGAGGAGGAGGACATTGTTCACGCTTCGAACGAGTTCATCAAAGAGGGCCACATCCTGAAGCTGGCAGCCCGGAACACTTCAGCCATGGAAAGATACCTCTTCCTG TTCAACAACATGCTGCTGTACTGCGTGCCCAAATTCAGCCTAGGGGGCCCTAAGTACACAGTGAGGACGCGCATAGGTATAGACAACATGAAGGTCCTGGAAACGACCAATGAGGACTACCCACACACCTTCCAGGTGTCGGGGAAGGAGAGGACACTAGAGCTACAGGCCAG CTCAGAGCAAGACAAAGTGGACTGGATAAAG gCTTTCCGGGAAACTATTGAGATCTTTCAGCAGAAGAACGAGTCGTTCAAGAACGCGTTAAAAGATGTGGGGGAAGTGTCG AAAGCGGAGCTGGGCAAACGCGCCCCCCGATGGATCCGCGACAACGAAGTGACCATGTGTATGAAGTGTAAAGAGCCTTTCAACGCTCTGACACGGCGGAGACACCACTGCAGAGCCTGCGGCTAT GTCGTGTGCTGGAAATGCTCGGACTACAAGACGCACCTTGAATATGACAACTACAAGATGAACAAAGTGTGCAAAGACTGCTTCTCCATTCTGATTGGAGAAGCGGTTACCGAGGGCAAGAAGAAGGGCATCTTGGAG ATTGAGGCAGCTCAGTtcacagacagcagcatcatGTGTGGCTTCCTGCAGTATTGTGAGAAGAATAAACCCTGGCAGAAGGTGTGGTGCATCATCCCTGAGAAGGAGTGTCTGGTTCTCTACCTCTACGGAGCTCCACAG GATGTGAAGGCCCAGTGTACCATACCACTGCTGGGTTATTCGGTGGATGACAGCACCCGGCCCACAGATCCTCCCGCCAGCTTCCGCCTTACCCAGTCCAAGTCCATCCACAACTTTGCTGCTGAATCTGAGGAGCACAAGCAGCGCTGGCTGAAAGTCATCCGAGTGGCCGTGACAGGAGAGATGCCAGAACGCCAGCACAGCAACGGCAGCAGTACAAACGCGACGgacaacaataacacacaagAAGTGGGTAGCGATGGCACATAA
- the fgd4a gene encoding FYVE, RhoGEF and PH domain-containing protein 4a isoform X8: MNKPNSCSPAHRPYQRQTETSRIQENHSSAPATPEQDEQKPAANGVLVQMERDKEKEEKEEKEEKEEKEEKEEKEEKGNDSVRTETDVLVNGDMRDGSTEQCEDHSPPHTDMAGSESHTEQEDSGNKTESKHKNEEESTDHKETNEQKLFKIASELLQTEKAYVARLNLLDQVFCAKLMEEANKGTFPVEVVKHIFSNICSIYAFHSQFLLPDLEKRMAQWSSTPRIGDILQKLTPFLKMYAEYVKNFDNAMELLKQWTERSPQFKAIIQEIQSQEACGCLTLQHHMLEPVQRVPRYEMLLKDYLKKLPQDDPDRRDAEKSLEIIATAATHSNSAIRKSENLKKLMEIYEMLGEEEDIVHASNEFIKEGHILKLAARNTSAMERYLFLFNNMLLYCVPKFSLGGPKYTVRTRIGIDNMKVLETTNEDYPHTFQVSGKERTLELQASSEQDKVDWIKAFRETIEIFQQKNESFKNALKDVGEVSKAELGKRAPRWIRDNEVTMCMKCKEPFNALTRRRHHCRACGYVVCWKCSDYKTHLEYDNYKMNKVCKDCFSILIGEAVTEGKKKGILEIEAAQFTDSSIMCGFLQYCEKNKPWQKVWCIIPEKECLVLYLYGAPQDVKAQCTIPLLGYSVDDSTRPTDPPASFRLTQSKSIHNFAAESEEHKQRWLKVIRVAVTGEMPERQHSNGSSTNATDNNNTQEVGSDGT, translated from the exons ATGAACAAGCCCAACAGCTGCAGCCCAGCTCACAGGCCCTACCAGAGGCAGACGGAGACCAGCAGGATTCAGGAGAACCACTCCTCTGCACCGGCCACGCCGGAGCAGGATGAACAAAAGCCGGCAGCTAACGGGGTGCTAGTGCAGATGGAGCGAgacaaggagaaggaggagaaggaggagaaggaggagaaggaggagaaggaggagaaagaggagaaggaggagaagggcAATgacagtgtgaggacagagactGACGTGCTGGTAAATGGAGATATGAGGGACGGGAGCACAGAACAATGTGAGGATCATTCACCTCCGCACACAGACATGGCTGGTTCAGAAAGCCACACCGAGCAGGAGGACAGTgggaataaaacagaaagcaagCACAAGAATGAAGAAGAGAGCACAGACCATAAG gaGACAAATGAGCAGAAGCTGTTTAAGATCGCCAGCGAGCTCTTGCAGACGGAGAAGGCCTACGTGGCGAGACTGAATCTGCTGGACCAG GTATTCTGTGCTAAACTAATGGAAGAGGCAAATAAGGGGACGTTCCCAGTGGAGGTAGTGAAACACATCTTCTCCAACATCTGCTCCATCTACGCCTTTCACAGCCAGTTTCTGCTTCCAGATCTGGAGAAGCGCATGGCACAATG GTCGTCCACACCTCGTATCGGGGACATTCTGCAGAAGCTCACACCCTTCCTCAAGATGTACGCGGAGTATGTGAAGAATTTTGACAATGCCATGGAGCTGCTGAAACAGTGGACCGAGCGCTCGCCTCAGTTCAAGGCTATCATTCAGGAGATACAG AGTCAAGAGGCCTGTGGCTGTCTGACGCTGCAGCATCACATGTTGGAGCCGGTGCAGAGAGTCCCTCGATACGAGATGCTGCTGAAAGACTATCTAAAGAAGCTACCTCAGGACGACCCCGACCGACGAGATGCAGAAA aATCATTAGAGATTATTGCTACGGCAGCTACTCACTCTAACTCCGCCATTAGAAAATCT GAGAATTTAAAGAAACTGATGGAGATATATGAAATGCTGGGCGAGGAGGAGGACATTGTTCACGCTTCGAACGAGTTCATCAAAGAGGGCCACATCCTGAAGCTGGCAGCCCGGAACACTTCAGCCATGGAAAGATACCTCTTCCTG TTCAACAACATGCTGCTGTACTGCGTGCCCAAATTCAGCCTAGGGGGCCCTAAGTACACAGTGAGGACGCGCATAGGTATAGACAACATGAAGGTCCTGGAAACGACCAATGAGGACTACCCACACACCTTCCAGGTGTCGGGGAAGGAGAGGACACTAGAGCTACAGGCCAG CTCAGAGCAAGACAAAGTGGACTGGATAAAG gCTTTCCGGGAAACTATTGAGATCTTTCAGCAGAAGAACGAGTCGTTCAAGAACGCGTTAAAAGATGTGGGGGAAGTGTCG AAAGCGGAGCTGGGCAAACGCGCCCCCCGATGGATCCGCGACAACGAAGTGACCATGTGTATGAAGTGTAAAGAGCCTTTCAACGCTCTGACACGGCGGAGACACCACTGCAGAGCCTGCGGCTAT GTCGTGTGCTGGAAATGCTCGGACTACAAGACGCACCTTGAATATGACAACTACAAGATGAACAAAGTGTGCAAAGACTGCTTCTCCATTCTGATTGGAGAAGCGGTTACCGAGGGCAAGAAGAAGGGCATCTTGGAG ATTGAGGCAGCTCAGTtcacagacagcagcatcatGTGTGGCTTCCTGCAGTATTGTGAGAAGAATAAACCCTGGCAGAAGGTGTGGTGCATCATCCCTGAGAAGGAGTGTCTGGTTCTCTACCTCTACGGAGCTCCACAG GATGTGAAGGCCCAGTGTACCATACCACTGCTGGGTTATTCGGTGGATGACAGCACCCGGCCCACAGATCCTCCCGCCAGCTTCCGCCTTACCCAGTCCAAGTCCATCCACAACTTTGCTGCTGAATCTGAGGAGCACAAGCAGCGCTGGCTGAAAGTCATCCGAGTGGCCGTGACAGGAGAGATGCCAGAACGCCAGCACAGCAACGGCAGCAGTACAAACGCGACGgacaacaataacacacaagAAGTGGGTAGCGATGGCACATAA